From the Aerosakkonema funiforme FACHB-1375 genome, one window contains:
- the tsaD gene encoding tRNA (adenosine(37)-N6)-threonylcarbamoyltransferase complex transferase subunit TsaD, with protein sequence MATVLAIETSCDETAVAIVKNRKVLSSIIASQIPVHRQYGGVVPEVASRQHVETINQAIAQAFEEAGTDWAEIEGIAATCAPGLVGALLVGLSAAKTLAILQNKPFVGVHHLEGHIYASYLSAPDLEPPFLCLLVSGGHTSLIYVKDCGMYEKLGETRDDAAGEAFDKVARLLQLGYPGGPAIDKLAREGNPNAFPLPEGKVSLPSGGYHPYDSSFSGLKTAVLRLVQKLEQEGVQPLPVNDIAASFQDTVARSLTRRAIACALDRNINTIAVGGGVAANSGLRKHLQAAAETHNLRVIFPSLKFCTDNAAMIGCAAAEHLDRGHTSPLTLGVRSRLAITDVMQLY encoded by the coding sequence ATGGCAACAGTTTTAGCAATTGAAACAAGTTGTGACGAAACTGCGGTGGCAATTGTAAAGAACCGTAAAGTTTTGAGTAGCATCATCGCTTCTCAAATACCAGTCCACCGACAGTATGGGGGAGTTGTACCGGAGGTGGCTTCCCGCCAACACGTCGAAACGATCAACCAGGCCATAGCCCAAGCCTTTGAGGAGGCAGGTACGGACTGGGCAGAGATTGAGGGCATCGCAGCCACTTGCGCCCCAGGTTTGGTGGGAGCTTTGCTAGTAGGCTTAAGTGCTGCAAAAACTCTGGCTATACTTCAGAATAAGCCTTTTGTGGGCGTTCATCATCTGGAAGGACATATTTACGCCTCTTACCTCAGCGCCCCCGATCTAGAGCCTCCCTTCTTGTGTCTGCTGGTTTCCGGCGGTCACACGAGCTTGATTTATGTCAAAGATTGCGGTATGTACGAAAAACTGGGAGAAACTCGCGATGATGCGGCGGGTGAAGCTTTCGATAAAGTGGCCCGGTTGTTGCAGTTGGGTTATCCTGGTGGCCCAGCAATCGATAAGCTGGCACGAGAAGGCAATCCCAATGCCTTTCCCCTCCCAGAAGGTAAAGTTTCGCTTCCTAGTGGCGGTTATCATCCTTACGATTCCAGTTTTAGCGGTTTAAAAACTGCTGTGCTGCGTTTGGTACAAAAACTCGAACAGGAAGGCGTACAGCCGTTACCGGTGAATGATATTGCCGCTAGCTTCCAGGATACTGTAGCTCGATCGCTGACTCGACGTGCGATCGCCTGCGCCCTCGATCGCAACATCAACACCATTGCGGTAGGCGGCGGCGTCGCCGCTAACAGCGGACTGCGGAAACATCTGCAAGCAGCCGCAGAAACTCACAACTTGCGAGTCATCTTCCCCAGTCTTAAATTTTGCACCGATAACGCGGCGATGATTGGCTGCGCGGCGGCGGAACACCTCGATCGGGGTCATACCTCGCCTTTAACGCTGGGAGTGCGATCGCGCCTCGCTATTACCGATGTAATGCAGCTTTATTAA
- a CDS encoding Photosystem I reaction center subunit III, with protein sequence MRRLLALIFAIGIWFTFAPAASADVAGLVPCKDSPAFQERAASAANTTSDPASGQKRFERYSQALCGPEGLPHLVVDGRLDRAGDFLIPSVLFLYITGWIGWVGRSYLQAIKKDKDAEQKEIIIDVPLAISKVLTGPLWPLLALKEITTGEMFAKEEEIPVSPR encoded by the coding sequence ATGCGACGATTGTTAGCTCTGATTTTTGCGATCGGTATCTGGTTCACTTTTGCCCCTGCTGCATCTGCTGACGTTGCTGGTCTTGTACCTTGCAAAGACTCCCCTGCTTTCCAAGAACGGGCAGCTAGTGCAGCCAATACTACCAGCGACCCCGCTTCTGGCCAAAAGCGCTTTGAACGTTATTCCCAAGCACTCTGCGGCCCAGAAGGTTTGCCCCACTTGGTCGTTGATGGTCGTTTAGACCGCGCTGGTGATTTTCTCATTCCTAGCGTTCTGTTTCTCTACATCACCGGTTGGATTGGTTGGGTAGGTCGTTCCTATCTGCAAGCCATCAAGAAAGATAAAGACGCAGAACAAAAAGAAATCATCATTGATGTTCCTTTGGCGATTTCCAAAGTGCTGACTGGGCCACTGTGGCCTTTGTTGGCTTTGAAAGAAATCACCACCGGTGAAATGTTTGCCAAGGAAGAAGAAATCCCAGTTTCTCCCCGCTAG
- the psaJ gene encoding photosystem I reaction center subunit IX, with amino-acid sequence MQHLLKYLSTAPVIAAVWMTITAGILIEFNRFFPDLLFHPMP; translated from the coding sequence ATGCAGCATTTGCTTAAGTATCTTTCCACAGCTCCAGTTATTGCCGCTGTTTGGATGACAATCACTGCTGGTATTTTGATTGAATTCAATCGCTTTTTCCCCGACCTGCTTTTCCACCCAATGCCGTAA
- a CDS encoding photosystem I reaction center subunit XI, with product MAGLLSTIGLIVISTIAISLYATSNPPMPAVSVTASRVPDSFKSPEGWNEYGSGFPICGIGGALLAYALLALDLTKFISNYLFQ from the coding sequence TTGGCTGGTTTGCTGTCAACTATTGGCCTGATTGTAATTTCCACGATCGCAATCTCTCTGTACGCCACTAGCAATCCTCCCATGCCGGCTGTAAGCGTTACGGCATCAAGAGTACCAGACTCATTTAAATCGCCCGAAGGCTGGAACGAGTATGGCAGCGGTTTTCCGATCTGTGGCATTGGTGGTGCCCTGCTAGCCTATGCTCTATTGGCTTTGGACTTAACCAAATTTATCTCTAACTATTTGTTTCAATAA